TCCTGTCCGAGAAGACGGTCAAGACGCACGTCTCGAACATCCTGATGAAACTGGACCTCTCCGACCGCACGCAGGCCGCCCTGTGGGCGGTCCGCCACGGCATCGTGGAGGCTTGAGCCCTCTTCATACGATCGGGTGTATGTCGCCCACACGGCGTATCCGGGCACGCGTGTGGCCGTTCTCCATGCACGCCGCGACGGCTGGTCGCGGCGGACGTATGGAGGAAGAAGAACGTGAAGAACTTCAAGAAGGCCACCGCCGTCACCATGATCGCGGGCGGCCTCATCGCCGCCGGCGCGGGTGTCTCCTCGGCGCACGGTGGTGCGTCGGCGGAGGGCGCGGCCCAGAACTCGCCGGGCGTGGCCTCGGGGAACCTGGTCCAGGCCCCCGTGAACGTCCCCGTCAACGTGGTGGGCAACTCGGTCAACGTGATCGGCCTCCTGAACCCCGCCTTCGGCAACTCGGGCATCAACGCCTGACCCCTCCCCACCCGGCCCCGCTTCCCCCTCTCCCCGGAAGCGGGGCCGTCCCCGCCGCCGGGCCGGCGCATCCCCCGCCGCCGTTTTCCAGCGCCCGGCCGGCACGTCCAGCCCCGTCGGCGTTGGAGGCGCGGGGCGTGGGGCGGAGCCCCACCAGGCCCGGCGCAGCCGGGGGCCGCTTGCGCGACGGCGCCGCACCCGAGGGTCCGCAGCGGACTCCGGTC
This Streptomyces sp. NBC_00539 DNA region includes the following protein-coding sequences:
- a CDS encoding chaplin encodes the protein MKNFKKATAVTMIAGGLIAAGAGVSSAHGGASAEGAAQNSPGVASGNLVQAPVNVPVNVVGNSVNVIGLLNPAFGNSGINA